In Calypte anna isolate BGI_N300 unplaced genomic scaffold, bCalAnn1_v1.p scaffold_147_arrow_ctg1, whole genome shotgun sequence, a single window of DNA contains:
- the LOC115600219 gene encoding olfactory receptor 14A16-like translates to DLGSISTTLPKAMANSLWDNRGISYKGCAAQLFFFLFFIVGEFYLLTIMSYDRYLAICKPLHYGTLLGSRACVHMAAAAWGTAFLHALLHTANTFSLPLCQGNALDQFFCEIPQILKLSCSHSYLRELGLIVLSCFLDFWCFVFIVVSYVEIFKAVLRIPSEQGRHKAFSTCLPHLAVVSLFVSTATFAYLKPPSISSSFLDLVVSFLYSVVPPSLVTMSVGFIYAAA, encoded by the exons gacctgggatccatctccaccactctgcccaaagccatggccaattccctctgggacaacaggggcatctcctacaagggatgtgctgcacagctcttcttctttctcttttttattgtAGGGGAATTttatctcctgaccatcatgtcctacgaccgctacttggccatctgcaaacccctgcactatgggaccctcctgggcagcagagcttgtgtccacatggcagcagctgcctggggcactgcgTTTCTccatgctctgctgcacacagccaatacattttccctgcccctctgccagggcaatgccctggaccagttcttctgtgaaatcccccagatcctcaaactctcctgctcacactcctacctcagggaacttgggcttaTCGTACTAAGCTGTTTTTTagatttttggtgttttgttttcatagtggtgtcatatgtggagatctttaaagctgtgctgaggatcccctctgagcagggaaggcacaaagccttttccacatgcctccctcacctggccgtggtCTCCCTCTTTGTCAGCACAGCCAcctttgcctacctgaagcccccctccatctcctcctcattcctggacctggtggtgtcatttctgtactcagtggttcctcca TCACTGGTCACCATGTCGGTCGGTTTCATCTACGCAGCAGCATAG